Proteins encoded together in one Thalassotalea crassostreae window:
- a CDS encoding glutaredoxin family protein codes for MFIIRFILGQIILLINFLTMPRSVKRNVEAQQSIDLTTAKFSLYQLPACPFCVKVRRTIKRENLNIELRNIKQQTNLDELVEHGGKRTVPCLRIEQEDGSSKWMYESKEIVAYLNQVANPA; via the coding sequence ATGTTCATAATTAGATTTATCCTTGGTCAAATCATCTTATTGATTAACTTTTTAACGATGCCAAGATCAGTAAAACGCAATGTTGAAGCTCAACAAAGTATTGACTTAACAACGGCTAAGTTTAGCTTGTATCAATTACCAGCATGCCCGTTTTGCGTCAAAGTTCGCAGAACCATTAAACGGGAAAACTTAAATATTGAACTACGCAATATTAAACAACAAACTAACTTAGATGAGTTAGTTGAGCATGGTGGAAAACGCACTGTACCATGCCTTCGCATTGAACAAGAAGATGGCTCTAGCAAGTGGATGTACGAATCTAAAGAGATTGTTGCCTACTTAAATCAAGTTGCTAATCCTGCCTAG